DNA from Colletotrichum higginsianum IMI 349063 chromosome 7 map unlocalized unitig_7, whole genome shotgun sequence:
TCCACGCCGGATCTCAATCTTGACCGGCCCGGCGCGACCTTTGATGGAGGCGCTCCCGTGGAAGATGCCGATTTTGCCCTCAGGTCGCATCGGAGGGCTTTCAAGTGATCGTATGCCGCCAACAATCACGTCCATCTTATCGAACACATTCTTCAGAATCACCGTAAAAAAGACTGCGTCTGCAAGCAGCGTATTTGGTGGAGTTTCAACCTGAAGCTAAGACGCAGTGTTGCCAGTTGTGCCAGCGTTCTCGCAAGATGTGGTGTCGGTTTAGGCGTCAATCGACGACGATACTCCCTCTCTATCGAGCGAGGGTTGCTTCTTCAAAATAGAATAAAAGCGGTTAGACTGAAGTGTTGAGCGTTCGGGTCAAGGGATAAGAAATCTGGCTGTACAAATTTGCAATCCCGCCCCGGTTGGGATTCATTGCATACATTCCAATGGTTCACAAAGGCTCTTGCCATATCACTGCCGCTTGGACGAAGCCGTGGCCTAGAGGCATTTACAGCCCTAGGCAGTAATCGGAGGGCTGGAAGAGGGTATCTCTGTGACGGAGAAATGAGGCTCCAAAGAACCAACGCACCCGTCGGTGATCCAGGCATTTCCGTGCCGCAACAGTAATGGAACGAAACCGTGTCCTCTTTGCAGGTTTCGCTCTAGCTCCAACATATCGTACGTCTGCAATCACACTGCAGATAATCCTTGTTGCATTCACTATGGCTTTCCACGAAATTGGTCCTCAATTGAGTTCTACGCCTGGGCACGCCTACTGCTCAAGCAGAAGTTCTTAAAGCCTCTGTGCTTGCTGCTTCCTTGGATGCATTTCCTCTTAGTGACTTGACTCCTTTTAGTCAACGTATGCTTGGCATGATCACCTCCGGCCCCCCTTTCTAACCTTCGGCTTAACTCATTGCCTTTTGCCTTTACTGCCCGCCTACTTCCCAAAACGGCCATGGATTCTGACGAAGAGTTTCGTGATTCAAGGTGGACTCGCAGAGAGAATGCTAGTCACATCATGTATGACGAGATCATACCGAGCATGCCAACTGAAGATTCTAAGCCGTACTGCATTTGGTATGAGATCGCAAGTGAAGAGACCTACCGAAAATTATTCAAGCGCTATCCCGACATGAGGTACCAGATTGGGCGGGCTTGCGCTGCAGCTGGCTATGACACCCTTTACGGCGAGCTGAATCTACTCCCCGATGTTTCGATCGCAGAAGAGGCTAGAGAAACAAACAACGACGGCAGTAAACGAATTTTTAACGAGATCATGAGCCAACCGACACGTTACGCTGTGATGGACGACTACACGCGAACGATAAATGTTTCTGATCCCCAACCCGGAGCTTACCTAAACGGCGACACCGCTGTTCGTTCGTCCCTCCATACGGATTATGAAGGCGAAATTGACGACGACATGAGAGATCCTCACTACTTCGACATTACAGAGGACATTGGACCAAGCAGGATGCATGCTGGTCATCGAAACATGGATCACGAAGTCTTGCCACAGCAGTTTGAATACCTCTTATGGTCGCCGCTGCCAAGAGACCTGCCTACCACGCGCAAAGACGCCCTTATTGTTATGGCTGCCTACGAAGGGAATCTAGACCGCTATCTTCGTCTCCGGCGACCGTCAATGGTTGCGGATGAATGTTGTGCTGTGCAACGGGGCATATACCACAATACAACCTTTGCAAAGTGGTGGTCGCTCCAGGACCCCGGAACCTTGGGCCCCAACTCTCAGTACATCCTGGAAGCCATCAATGCACGTTTTATTATGAACAACGACCTGTCGCGCATTGACCCAGAAACCCCCGAGAACAACGATGTACCCCGTCTCTTCTGGCATCCTCTGTTCCCACAAGAACGAACCCTGCGCGAGCTTGTCCGCAGACGCCCCCGCACCGCATTCCAAGCGGCACTGGTTTGCATTGCTGCCAACTATCAGTACACT
Protein-coding regions in this window:
- a CDS encoding Alpha-mannosyltransferase — its product is MYDEIIPSMPTEDSKPYCIWYEIASEETYRKLFKRYPDMRYQIGRACAAAGYDTLYGELNLLPDVSIAEEARETNNDGSKRIFNEIMSQPTRYAVMDDYTRTINVSDPQPGAYLNGDTAVRSSLHTDYEGEIDDDMRDPHYFDITEDIGPSRMHAGHRNMDHEVLPQQFEYLLWSPLPRDLPTTRKDALIVMAAYEGNLDRYLRLRRPSMVADECCAVQRGIYHNTTFAKWWSLQDPGTLGPNSQYILEAINARFIMNNDLSRIDPETPENNDVPRLFWHPLFPQERTLRELVRRRPRTAFQAALVCIAANYQYTYDALDVAPHYITYQQARMSHNPHYALDIERRAAESGVDLHPNTHLSHLTRPDKEPTTLAIEPGIRAFRGALVEAHLKGIYPGELQANAASWELFICVPNELKRRAEVEELMLYPESDDIESWKGLISRDQGTRI